In Lineus longissimus chromosome 9, tnLinLong1.2, whole genome shotgun sequence, one genomic interval encodes:
- the LOC135493227 gene encoding uncharacterized protein LOC135493227, protein MPRKRGHANRGKKSGRGSGTAQASSSGSSRGGTGSHDHYRDHVQNVHGSVHQHSRVENLEKDKENAFQSLEEMFRETLDADVIHMVLVECDWKVDAALESLITLAGAGGESSRSMQMADERSTLSGIASSLFTYPSRADDMQNDLSGTNVRSHVGPRDEDFDVTDEEDHYDDFDLGTRDEMMLDQISDSIGISDDHRVVPPIRDFENSLEQIDDTPLLHSSLPAGSEHQVTPNLPWNSKANLPDLTCLYPGNIDSIETRASSVSDSSNKPNESSKGFAKSIQLAETYEKLAQSSNYYLYDFEEISSTCSYLHETESNPVDFELKSNGSPDLELYDSGPISEVQGALFADLEKKLGNTIPKPLEFISDDGACSGGVSDSHLTRDFIVSSINVTSSEQLNSMSSPQTVRSDSFLMNEPMLPSVGVGEDLADSSFNLESSKTTKPFLSVETIGPARETDSYGNNSPLSVLEPALDAESQNNQTDDAFREIYGPLGGPDVVTASVIQDEEASLGIGQKLRKNSESVAVDVGDDFEDILAAAADAAEAANGNDEDGDPSDDSEMGKKFVHVYNYSSTSSSKEDSPEPLGGATGKKICRKKKKRSGGGIKAVYSGREEDFGRDADGLVNRMVGARDFLKNMNSEQSTVKANSEVNLQTNPERTVEVETLCQRMLGFRNVLKTQAAEKNDSDVLETFDIDEMSDVRTLSHSDSESSDSSHRITWPDILDLPSSSSKPIATISADIADRIPELEIIEYNLETIQESAEFSDGADDFGHEKGSIRRFITLDKIELPPKVQRQADLVAKGDDIQVNVEKVLESEPGTSCDDNGGTACAEDVVMAHEVCRSSVHDAVNLEENADETELLMACISTDSVNVESIVRRLEETGIDVQSGGELLSTGSQCREEKDRMGEKAVTNLTDGITDDAAGVLGVEDTLKLLLGIGPDETQESAKSCDDIKSQTSPSYSGNTSQENSEEFSRADALKPLKQPVLSDPDPEAMIKVMLGVEAASHSQSLSCASSDVSDKSSNKERDVTPVTGDIGADCAIKKLLGIGAADEENRSRVIGINLERSEDKLSTRESGAYEDVVLLKEGDVIESESKLSVSAEEFVPTGPREHLPGVSAPGIFLLPNVNSSSSSDLPLTMPAFVTPKMNAGSTGLPPVPYQFDPVADMTGFQQPFVPQPAFQSGVFYHSGENVVAQPIGQGRGRGKEKRGGRKSPFSKLAANFNQFSYTEQPTFMSVPPGFNHGARKPMTETDLGRNKQQFDDSGKANARISHNKQTGIPSTKQPNIHAEDESTNNTFTNSSSGKTSISEDRVLPEKCSGSEQGQRIPSFAAMAAKSAEGTSNRPAQRKNTRSSKSQELPANDDQVQMVRRHLDRGDKVLIMMRGCPGSGKSTLARQLLFNGVILSTDDFFVSDDGRYLYEQEKIGDAHEWNQERALKNMKSGVSPIIIDNTNIQAWEMKPYVIRGIEHGYKVEIFEPNTPWQFRPGELARRNSHNVLKEHITRMIDRYNHNVTVEQIVGSSDKLRARAVQKQQADIQRTKEAKTKRKRSGKKQPVQTATTKLQPKVTNRFALLGDESEALTTSEDRFIVEAASVAMQALPVESERISADVKVDVRADDTEEVSSGSPSGEISPDVVVESDGANSTDGKEVAAALNDAVMKNKEQLLDDFCAVVDNFDLRDCLSGGVLPNETSDSDSEVDARISDDTQSSKVDGKQLNEADVVRSRDETALNEKVTDVDSCVPPTRSNNGSKDGEDVSSSSLDSDQVKLTPFSAGLEREFLNDDFSAPEPLMNSSPSTSQGAEQTNLRKNVKTENVLVGSEPLPSGKRSPRTGWAGWGSSAPKGSVPTVSKSLKPSSGNEWTSSGESQPYFWSAAQGLVRDNRHVDVPEAKSEDIVDLPHEQKPGVEVVTSAVENVWEEPKTRRERRQRNQGQDSATSPSKVINTEHHETGSDVGDNISETLASCLISEERHKDSDGPILLNMTDGSELDNGNAESVEVSAVSDQTCEAVPDSVVPLGKELPRVVSPSESSRCNADSKDVSLQTPTNRGQGHKLPLAATNESSGKETENTEALLQVGNNLDEVSETSNPLDLSETSVRTETHNFKTDMLDSVPNVPVSVGNSKEDSEISYSVRQEGKSSHAVTDISKCGQGNEMVSNSEVETFQRVKKSGGVEAVCNADSSLKVDQSTKSETLKEERTVSISNEAEVDIEDGTPAELYGEIEESESSLKATRVLEAENVIPADKSISPDVAQEIEEVDAVVEGSAICFDSDADTSVAGHSDETHLPVVSPKEDSLMREHVESSMSQHIEPSTLVADGGTPTLLSLRDLCNNAVEAVSQQESPSAKKLPGATPSRKTKSQKPKLTPKQKFVKGIKEDIVAIGKSLPQDWTLPDFLVTPSSVKFEKNSIQANTGEEPERKEYTDSGTHTSSHDFVLLYKVQKNLPYNLSDVKVIDYDANRDPSGWTAERTSLSTSAPGSPKKRTPFLLDKSCNTDEESIPLSVEADLKFLKSCFPTVSEGDLKDILDHCGKDVEWAVNLLLDSGYEYNLPKTTKERAKSEGRDDDKDVDTAQENMSEVHSPERTVVKRGGEFLETKADGRYLASPDTQSCHQPGGLASLSQNVLTDSNWLNSWGSLGGYNLPMPGDYHFDVSDLPFEQTTFPPQQKSQNEPQDGLSTATTPHASNIFSELDAIDNVEIKTRPQGDFRTDHFGLIPSTESTNSSTFELKTSTAHETANAQPPLQSSTPTLEANKYQKIIDTVTGASTAPIIEPMMYMPIPGIRKLKNSYDYVDQRKESSSDRSSTMVDVSKSSDTSPDDMDQDMKEEWSSEDCGLSMELSPSMALGLQELFGPVGFHVNAESLCPDDLKISLSYNIARLLHEAWAKTLEEKMVKEEDSITQMLKSDLELAQQLQSEEEAMHHVTKIITMPRRKGSASSHFSPQRSHSPKAGQSPNTHRKYTDAPSSGITFKEEFPNRLPRSLSPSTSLQQIMEEELAMKKKREEEMEKLTTSASHDTMARRMKRQKLYELFPGLQESILDEIFESCGHALGPTVSAIRGPTEENPQSVFTSSNLSDYEEILVREAEVESKNPKYLGKSSADYQTFEDPDYQDYRAEATLHYNIRCECFQKAQEAHRRGKKQVATFYSQQGHMHTEKIRAANKRASEKMLEHRSGKLQKSNTLDLHGLHVSEAIEALEDILTRRQNENAERPDKRKLHLYVVTGRGAHSKGGIARIKPAIVGYLNRNGYRFSEPQIGMLRINVNQFAQ, encoded by the exons ATGCCCAGAAAGAGGGGGCATGCTAATCGGGGAAAGAAATCGGGTCGTGGAAGTGGAACGGCCCAAGCCAGTAGCAGTGGCAGCAGCAGAGGTGGAACTGGAAGCCATGACCACTATCGTGaccatgtacaaaatgtacacggtTCTGTACATCAGCATAGCAGAGTTGAAAATCTCGAAAAGGATAAGGAGAATGCCTTCCAATCCCTTGAAGAAATGTTCAGAGAAACCTTAGATGCTGATGTCATTCACATGGTGCTCGTTGAATGTGATTGGAAAG TGGACGCTGCCCTTGAGAGTCTGATCACGTTAGCTGGAGCTGGAGGCGAGTCTAGCCGCTCGATGCAGATGGCGGATGAGAGATCAACACTCAGTGGGATCGCTTCAAGTCTTTTCACCTACCCATCAAGAGCGGATGATATGCAGAATGATCTTAGTGGTACCAATGTGAGGTCCCACGTGGGACCTCGAGATGAAGACTTTGATGTGACAGATGAGGAGGACCATTATGACGACTTTGATTTAGGAACTCGCGATGAAATGATGCTGGATCAAATCAGTGACAGTATTGGGATTAGTGATGATCACCGTGTGGTGCCCCCTATCAGAGACTTTGAAAATAGCTTGGAACAAATTGACGATACTCCTTTACTGCACAGTAGCCTTCCTGCTGGGAGTGAACACCAGGTCACACCCAACTTGCCATGGAACAGTAAAGCAAATCTTCCAGATCTGACTTGTCTGTATCCAGGTAACATAGACAGTATTGAAACTCGAGCAAGCTCAGTGTCAGATTCATCAAATAAGCCCAATGAAAGTTCCAAGGGATTTGCAAAATCCATTCAACTTGCCGAAACCTATGAGAAGTTGGCACAGTCTTCCAATTACTATCTGTAcgactttgaagaaatcagctcGACCTGTTCTTATTTGCATGAAACTGAATCTAACCCAGTTGATTTTGAGTTGAAGTCCAATGGGAGTCCTGATCTAGAACTGTATGACTCTGGGCCTATCAGTGAGGTGCAAGGTGCCCTTTTTGCTGATCTTGAAAAGAAGCTCGGAAATACAATTCCAAAACCACTCGAGTTTATATCAGATGATGGTGCTTGTTCTGGAGGAGTTTCTGACTCGCACTTGACTCGTGATTTTATAGTGTCTTCCATtaatgtcacaagttcagaacAACTCAACTCCATGTCTTCTCCCCAAACAGTGAGAAGTGATAGCTTCCTTATGAATGAACCTATGCTTCCATCTGTGGGGGTAGGGGAAGATTTGGCGGACAGTTCTTTTAACCTGGAATCCTCCAAAACTACAAAGCCATTCCTCTCTGTTGAAACAATTGGGCCCGCCCGAGAAACTGATTCGTACGGAAATAATAGTCCTCTAAGTGTGTTGGAACCTGCACTGGATGCTGAAAGTCAGAACAATCAGACTGACGATGCATTTAGGGAGATATATGGGCCACTGGGGGGTCCGGATGTTGTGACTGCCAGTGTCATCCAGGACGAAGAAGCCAGCCTTGGGATTGGACAGAAATTGAGAAAGAATTCTGAAAGTGTTGCTGTCGATGTTGGCGATGATTTTGAAGATATTCTTGCAGCCGCTGCTGATGCAGCTGAGGCTGCCAATGGCAATGATGAGGATGGAGATCCAAGTGATGACAGTGAAATGGGGAAGAAATTTGTCCATGTGTACAATTACTCAAGTACAAGCAGTTCAAAGGAGGACTCACCTGAACCACTTGGGGGTGCCACAGGGAAAAAGATCTGTCGGAAAAAGAAAAAGCGTAGTGGTGGAGGGATCAAGGCTGTGTATAGTGGAAGAGAGGAGGATTTCGGGAGGGATGCAGACGGCCTGGTAAACAGGATGGTCGGTGCTAGGGACTTCCTGAAAAACATGAACTCTGAGCAATCCACTGTAAAGGCAAATAGTGAAGTGAACTTGCAAACAAATCCAGAAAGGACTGTTGAAGTTGAGACATTGTGCCAAAGAATGTTGGGGTtcagaaatgttttaaaaactCAAGCTGCGGAAAAGAATGATTCAGATGTGCTCGAAACATTTGATATTGATGAAATGTCTGATGTGAGAACCCTCAGTCACTCAGATTCAGAATCAAGTGATTCTAGTCATAGGATAACTTGGCCTGATATTCTCGATCTTCCAAGTTCTTCATCTAAACCTATTGCTACAATCAGTGCGGACATAGCAGATAGAATTCCTGAGCTTGAAATCATCGAGTACAATTTGGAAACAATCCAGGAGTCGGCAGAATTCAGTGATGGTGCCGATGATTTTGGTCATGAAAAAGGCTCCATCCGTCGGTTTATAACTTTAGATAAGATTGAATTACCACCTAAAGTCCAACGCCAGGCAGATCTTGTTGCTAAAGGGGATGATATTCAAGTAAATGTGGAGAAAGTGCTCGAATCTGAACCTGGTACAAGCTGTGATGACAATGGTGGTACAGCATGCGCAGAGGATGTTGTCATGGCTCATGAAGTCTGTAGAAGCTCTGTCCATGATGCTGTCAATTTGGAAGAAAATGCTGATGAAACAGAACTGTTGATGGCCTGTATTTCGACTGATTCAGTTAATGTTGAAAGTATCGTAAGACGTCTGGAGGAGACGGGGATAGATGTGCAGTCGGGGGGCGAGTTGTTGTCGACTGGCAGTCAGTGTCGTGAAGAAAAAGACAGGATGGGTGAAAAAGCTGTGACAAACCTAACGGATGGAATAACTGATGACGCTGCTGGTGTTCTGGGAGTTGAAGACACCCTGAAGCTGTTGCTGGGCATTGGGCCTGATGAAACACAAGAGAGTGCCAAAAGTTGTGATGACATAAAGTCACAGACATCGCCTTCCTATTCAGGAAATACCTCTCAGGAGAACAGTGAGGAGTTTTCTAGAGCAGATGCTCTAAAACCTTTAAAACAGCCTGTCCTGTCTGATCCTGACCCAGAAGCAATGATCAAAGTGATGCTAGGTGTAGAGGCTGCTTCTCATAGCCAGAGTTTATCTTGTGCTTCAAGTGATGTGAGTGATAAGAGCAGCAATAAGGAACGTGATGTAACTCCTGTAACAGGAGATATTGGTGCTGATTGTGCAATAAAGAAACTGTTGGGCATCGGTGCAGCAGATGAAGAAAACAGGAGTAGAGTTATTGGCATCAACCTGGAGCGAAGTGAAGACAAATTGAGTACACGTGAGTCCGGGGCTTATGAGGACGTTGTTTTATTGAAAGAGGGTGATGTTATCGAAAGTGAATCAAAATTGTCTGTTAGTGCAGAAGAATTTGTACCGACAGGGCCCCGTGAACATTTGCCTGGGGTTTCAGCCCCTGGGATATTCCTACTGCCAAATGTGAACTCCTCAAGTTCAAGTGATTTGCCACTGACGATGCCAGCCTTTGTCACTCCGAAAATGAATGCAGGATCTACAGGACTGCCACCAGTTCCATACCAGTTTGATCCAGTTGCTGATATGACAGGCTTCCAGCAGCCTTTTGTTCCTCAACCGGCATTCCAGTCTGGGGTATTTTACCATAGTGGTGAGAATGTAGTTGCTCAACCCATAGGGCAAGGACGGGGACGTGGAAAAGAAAAGCGGGGTGGCAGAAAATCTCCTTTCTCAAAATTAGCAGCTAATTTTAACCAGTTCAGCTATACTGAGCAGCCTACATTTATGTCTGTTCCCCCTGGCTTCAATCATGGTGCCAGAAAACCAATGACTGAGACAGATTTGGGGCGCAATAAACAACAATTTGATGATAGTGGCAAGGCAAATGCCAGGATTTCCCACAACAAACAGACTGGCATTCCCAGCACAAAACAGCCAAATATTCATGCTGAAGACGAATCTACAAATAACACTTTTACCAACTCGAGTTCTGGCAAAACTAGCATCAGTGAAGATCGCGTTCTTCCTGAAAAATGCAGTGGCAGTGAACAAGGGCAGCGAATTCCTTCATTTGCAGCAATGGCTGCCAAGTCGGCTGAGGGGACTTCGAATCGTCCAGCCCAAAGAAAGAATACCAGGTCCAGCAAATCTCAGGAATTGCCAGCAAATGATGACCAAGTACAGATGGTAAGACGGCATCTGGACAGAGGTGACAAGGTGCTGATCATGATGCGGGGCTGCCCAGGCAGTGGGAAGTCAACACTAGCAAG ACAGTTACTGTTCAATGGTGTGATTCTCTCTACGGATGATTTCTTCGTCTCGGATGATGGTCGATATCTGTATGAACAAGAGAAGATAGGAGATGCACATGAATGGAACCAAGAGCGTGCTCTAAAAAACATGAAGAGCGGTGTCAGCCCCATCATCATCGATAATACCAACATTCAGGCCTGGGAAATGAAGCCATATGTCATTAGA GGAATTGAACATGGTTACAAGGTAGAAATCTTTGAACCGAACACGCCTTGGCAATTTAGACCTGGTGAACTTGCAAG GCGAAACAGTCATAATGTTTTGAAGGAGCACATTACACGTATGATTGATCGATACAACCACAATGTGACGGTGGAACAAATCGTCGGCTCAAGTGACAAGTTGAGGGCAAGGGCAGTTCAGAAACAGCAGGCTGATATACAAAG GACtaaggaggccaaaactaagaGAAAAAGATCAGGGAAGAAGCAACCAGTGCAGACAGCAACAACCAAATTGCAGCCAAAGGTCACTAATCGATTTGCACTCTTGGGAGATGAGAGCGAGGCTTTGACTACATCAGAGGACAGATTCATTGTTGAGGCTGCAtctgttgctatgcaagctctCCCAGTGGAGTCAGAGAGGATCTCGGCAGACGTAAAGGTGGATGTCAGAGCAGACGATACTGAGGAAGTATCCAGTGGTAGTCCGAGTGGGGAGATATCACCTGATGTTGTTGTGGAGTCTGATGGGGCAAATTCAACAGACGGCAAGGAAGTTGCAGCAGCATTAAATGATGCTGTGATGAAGAACAAGGAACAGTTGCTGGATGATTTTTGTGCAGTTGTGGATAATTTTGATCTGCGTGATTGTCTTTCTGGAGGAGTGTTACCAAATGAAACTAGTGATTCGGATAGTGAGGTTGATGCTAGAATCAGCGATGACACTCAAAGCTCGAAGGTGGATGGGAAACAGTTGAATGAAGCTGATGTTGTGCGAAGTAGGGATGAAACGGCTTTAAATGAAAAAGTAACCGATGTTGACTCTTGCGTACCTCCTACCAGAAGTAATAATGGTTCTAAGGATGGAGAAGATGTGTCTTCATCCAGTCTTGATTCTGATCAAGTCAAACTTACACCTTTCAGTGCAGGTTTAGAGAGGGAATTTCTCAATGATGATTTCTCAGCTCCAGAACCTTTAATGAATAGTTCTCCTTCAACTTCACAGGGTGCTGAGCAAACCAATCTAAGAAAAAATGTTAAGACAGAGAATGTACTGGTAGGAAGTGAACCTCTTCCGTCTGGCAAGAGGAGTCCTCGGACGGGCTGGGCTGGCTGGGGTTCATCTGCTCCCAAAGGGTCTGTTCCTACAGTATCCAAAAGCCTGAAGCCATCTTCTGGGAACGAGTGGACATCCAGTGGGGAAAGCCAGCCGTATTTCTGGAGTGCGGCCCAAGGTTTAGTGAGGGATAACAGGCATGTAGATGTTCCTGAGGCGAAGTCTGAAGACATTGTTGATTTACCTCATGAACAGAAACCTGGTGTTGAAGTAGTGACGAGCGCTGTTGAAAATGTATGGGAGGAGCCCAAAACTAGGCGGGAGAGGAGGCAGCGAAACCAAGGACAGGATTCCGCTACGTCTCCTTCCAAAGTGATCAATACTGAACATCATGAGACTGGTTCAGACGTGGGTGACAACATATCAGAGACACTTGCCTCTTGTCTGATCAGTGAAGAGAGACACAAAGACTCGGATGGCCCCATCCTGCTGAACATGACAGATGGTTCAGAATTGGATAACGGAAATGCTGAATCGGTGGAAGTTTCAGCGGTATCTGACCAAACGTGTGAAGCGGTGCCCGATTCGGTGGTCCCTCTAGGGAAGGAATTGCCTCGTGTTGTAAGCCCAAGTGAATCCTCCAGATGTAATGCCGACTCAAAAGACGTTTCTCTTCAAACGCCTACGAATAGAGGTCAGGGTCACAAGTTACCTCTTGCAGCTACCAATGAAAGTTCTGGAAAGGAAACTGAAAACACTGAGGCACTTCTTCAAGTAGGAAACAATTTAGATGAGGTATCTGAGACATCAAATCCACTTGATTTATCTGAAACTTCTGTACGCACCGAAACTCATAATTTCAAAACGGATATGTTAGATTCTGTCCCAAATGTTCCAGTTTCTGTAGGGAACTCAAAAGAGGATAGTGAAATATCTTATTCCGTTAGGCAGGAAGGCAAATCCAGTCATGCTGTTACAGACATTTCAAAGTGTGGGCAAGGAAATGAGATGGTGTCAAATTCTGAAGTAGAGACTTTTCAGAGGGTCAAGAAAAGTGGAGGGGTAGAAGCTGTTTGCAATGCAGACAGTTCATTGAAGGTTGACCAGAGCACTAAGTCTGAAACATTGAAGGAAGAGAGGACAGTTTCTATATCAAATGAGGCTGAAGTTGACATTGAGGATGGCACTCCTGCTGAACTCTATGGGGAAATTGAAGAGTCTGAGAGTAGCCTGAAAGCTACCCGTGTTTTAGAAGCTGAAAATGTTATTCCTGCAGATAAGTCCATCAGTCCAGATGTAGCTCAGGAGATTGAAGAAGTAGACGCAGTTGTTGAAGGAAGTGCAATATGTTTTGATAGTGATGCGGATACTTCAGTAGCAGGTCATTCTGATGAAACCCATTTACCAGTAGTTAGCCCAAAAGAAGATTCCTTGATGAGAGAACATGTTGAGTCGTCAATGAGTCAACACATCGAGCCATCTACCCTTGTAGCTGATGGTGGTACCCCTACTTTGTTATCACTACGGGACCTCTGTAACAATGCTGTTGAAGCAGTATCCCAGCAAGAGAGTCCGTCTGCTAAGAAACTGCCTGGTGCCACTCCATCGCGTAAAACCAAATCCCAAAAACCAAAACTCACACCAAAACAAAAATTTGTGAAGGGAATCAAAGAAGATATTGTTGCTATTGGAAAGTCTTTACCACAGGATTGGACACTCCCCGATTTTCTGGTAACTCCGAGTTctgtgaaatttgaaaaaaattcgaTACAAGCAAATACTGGTGAGGAACCGGAAAGGAAGGAATATACTGATTCAGGAACGCACACAAGTTCTCATGACTTTGTTCTTTTATATAAAGTTCAGAAGAATTTACCCTATAATCTTTCAGATGTCAAGGTGATTGATTATGATGCAAATAGGGATCCTAGTGGATGGACAGCAGAGCGCACAAGCCTGTCGACGTCTGCTCCAGGATCACCAAAGAAGCGCACACCATTTCTCCTTGACAAAAGTTGCAATACAGATGAAGAATCGATTCCATTGTCAGTGGAAGCCGATCTCAAATTTCTGAAGTCGTGTTTCCCAACGGTTTCTGAAGGTGATTTGAAAGATATCTTGGACCATTGTGGCAAAGATGTGGAATGGGCTGTAAACTTGTTGCTGGATTCAGGTTATGAGTACAATTTACCGAAAACCACCAAAGAGCGGGCTAAGAGTGAAGGCAGGGATGACGATAAGGATGTTGACACTGCACAAGAAAATATGTCCGAGGTTCACAGTCCCGAACGCACTGTTGTGAAAAGAGGGGGAGAATTCCTCGAGACCAAAGCAGATGGACGCTACTTGGCATCCCCTGACACCCAGTCTTGTCATCAGCCAGGCGGCCTGGCTTCGCTGAGTCAGAACGTCCTGACTGATTCAAACTGGCTGAACTCCTGGGGAAGTCTGGGTGGCTACAACCTGCCGATGCCAGGTGATTATCACTTTGATGtttctgatttgccatttgagCAGACAACGTTTCCTCCTCAGCAGAAGTCCCAGAACGAACCACAGGATGGTTTATCTACGGCGACTACTCCTCATGCTTCTAACATCTTTTCTGAACTCGATGCGATtgacaatgttgaaattaaGACTAGACCACAGGGAGACTTCAGGACAGATCACTTCGGCTTGATTCCTTCAACTGAGAGCACGAATTCATCAACATTTGAATTGAAGACGTCCACTGCTCATGAAACGGCAAATGCACAACCACCATTACAATCCTCAACACCAACTTTGGAAGCGAACAAGTACCAGAAGATAATTGATACAGTGACTGGTGCAAGTACTGCACCCATTATTGAACCCATGATGTACATGCCAATACCTGGAATCAGAAAACTGAAGAATTCGTACGATTATGTAGACCAAAGAAAGGAGAGCAGCAGTGACCGCTCTTCCACGATGGTAGATGTCAGCAAGTCTAGTGATACGTCACCAGATGATATGGATCAAGATATGAAAGAGGAATGGTCCAGCGAGGATTGTGGACTCTCGATGGAGCTTTCACCGTCAATGGCACTTGGTTTACAGGAGCTGTTCGGACCAGTTGGATTCCATGTCAATGCAG aATCACTTTGCCCTGATGATCTCAAGATCAGTCTGAGTTACAATATCGCACGTCTGCTGCACGAGGCCTGGGCAAAAACGCTGGAGGAGAAGATGGTGAAGGAAGAAGACTCTATCACACAGATGCTCAAGTCGGATCTTGAATTAGCCCAGCAGCTGCAGAGTGAGGAAGAGGCTATGCACCATGTCACAAAGATTATCACAATGCCACGAAGAAAGGGATCTGCTTCAAGTCATTTCAGCCCACAGCGTAGTCATTCCCCAAAAGCTGGTCAGTCACCGAACACGCATCGAAAATATACAGATGCTCCGTCAAGCGGTATCACTTTCAAGGAGGAGTTTCCCAATCGTCTGCCACGTTCTTTGTCACCAAGCACAAGTCTGCAGCAGATCATGGAAGAAGAACTGGCcatgaagaagaagagagagGAGGAG atggAGAAGCTGACAACATCTGCCTCTCATGACACCATGGCGAGGAGGATGAAACGACAAAAACTCTACGAGCTGTTCCCAGGACTCCAGGAATCCATTCTAGACGAGATATTCGAAAGTTGCGGCCACGCCCTGGGGCCAACGGTCTCCGCTATCCGTGGGCCGACAGAGGAGAATCCGCAGTCAGTTTTCACATCGAGTAATTTGTCAGATTATGAGGAAATTCTTGTGAGGGAGGCAGAGGTGGAGAGCAAGAACCCAAAG TATCTCGGCAAGTCTTCTGCTGACTACCAGACCTTCGAAGACCCCGACTACCAAGACTATCGTGCGGAGGCCACGCTTCACTATAATATCCGGTGTGAATGTTTCCAAAAGGCCCAAGAGGCTCACAGGAGGGGAAAGAAGCAGGTTGCCACTTTCTACTCGCAACAG GGTCATATGCACACTGAGAAAATCAGGGCGGCGAACAAAAGAGCATCTGAGAAAATGCTAGAACACAG AAGCGGTAAACTACAAAAGTCGAACACTTTAGATCTGCATGGGTTACATGTTTCTGAGGCCATCGAAGCACTGGAAGATATACTCACACGGAGGCAAAATG aaaatgccGAGCGACCAGACAAGAGGAAGTTGCACTTGTACGTAGTGACTGGACGAGGAGCGCACAGCAAGGGTGGCATTGCTAGAATCAAGCCGGCAATTGTTGGCTACTTGAATCGCAATGGATATAG GTTTTCAGAGCCTCAGATCGGGATGCTGCGCATCAATGTAAATCAGTTTGCTCAATGA